From one Gossypium hirsutum isolate 1008001.06 chromosome D08, Gossypium_hirsutum_v2.1, whole genome shotgun sequence genomic stretch:
- the LOC107962811 gene encoding protein XRI1 isoform X4, translating to MDYNNDQSPWDWHAENYGVQKNSDSDAFQGVWTPMTLNEEDLSYMFNETTPVKECGDLSYHYTYDISKETEDTRETSSGLKRRRVLQFDTFEVDSSLFCDEMPSTFLKSRERDELLAEVLPDASQRVAGFSEDASAFSYEGLDQLCEGWLAEYFNDAEMLLSSNDMNLNTSSDIQIDISEYFNAQPESGPDAVQKQATQTPKNVVFKGRKSFICPPTKLPSSIAYPFAFIKPCGFHGDVTLKDINQRIQTPPPSKPKQSNEDLPTSAFSGKLVVGKTKIRTEGGKGSITIMRTKG from the exons ATGGATTACAACAATGATCA AAGTCCTTGGGATTGGCATGCGGAGAATTATGGTGTTCAAAAGAACTCTGATTCTG ATGCATTCCAAGGTGTATGGACTCCGATGACCCTGAATGAGGAAGACCTTTCCTACATGTTCAATGAAACGACCCCTGTTAAGGAATGTGGTGATCTCTCATACCATTATACCT ATGATATTAGCAAGGAAACTGAGGATACGAGGGAGACCTCTTCTGGACTTAAAAGACGTAGAGTGCTTCAATTCGACACTTTTGAAGTAGATTCTTCCCTTTTCTGTGATGAAATGCCATCTACGTTTCTAAAATCAAGA GAGAGGGATGAGTTGCTGGCAGAGGTTTTACCTGATGCGTCTCAGCGGGTTGCTGGATTTTCAG AGGATGCTTCGGCTTTCAGTTATGAGGGCTTAGATCAGTTGTGTGAAGGGTGGCTTGCTGAATATTTCAACGATGCGGAGATGCTTCTTAGCTCTAATGATAT GAACCTTAACACCTCATCTGACATTCAAATCGATATTTCGG AGTATTTCAATGCCCAACCTGAGTCTGGCCCCGATGCTGTTCAAAAACAGGCAACTCAAACCCCTAAAAATGTTGTTTTCAAAG GTAGGAAGTCATTCATATGTCCTCCCACTAAACTGCCATCTTCAATTGCCTACCCATTTGCTTTCATTAAACCCTGCGGTTTCCACGGAGACGTGACCCTCAAGGATATAAACCAGCGAATCCAAACACCCCCACCGTCAAAACCGAAACAAAGCAACGAAGATCTACCGACTTCAGCTTTTTCCGGGAAGCTTGTTGTTGGCAAAACTAAAATACGTACCGAAGGTGGTAAAGGCAGCATCACGATTATGAGAACCAAAGGATAA
- the LOC107962811 gene encoding protein XRI1 isoform X5 → MINAFQGVWTPMTLNEEDLSYMFNETTPVKECGDLSYHYTCNDDISKETEDTRETSSGLKRRRVLQFDTFEVDSSLFCDEMPSTFLKSRERDELLAEVLPDASQRVAGFSEDASAFSYEGLDQLCEGWLAEYFNDAEMLLSSNDMNLNTSSDIQIDISEYFNAQPESGPDAVQKQATQTPKNVVFKGRKSFICPPTKLPSSIAYPFAFIKPCGFHGDVTLKDINQRIQTPPPSKPKQSNEDLPTSAFSGKLVVGKTKIRTEGGKGSITIMRTKG, encoded by the exons ATGATCA ATGCATTCCAAGGTGTATGGACTCCGATGACCCTGAATGAGGAAGACCTTTCCTACATGTTCAATGAAACGACCCCTGTTAAGGAATGTGGTGATCTCTCATACCATTATACCTGTAATG ATGATATTAGCAAGGAAACTGAGGATACGAGGGAGACCTCTTCTGGACTTAAAAGACGTAGAGTGCTTCAATTCGACACTTTTGAAGTAGATTCTTCCCTTTTCTGTGATGAAATGCCATCTACGTTTCTAAAATCAAGA GAGAGGGATGAGTTGCTGGCAGAGGTTTTACCTGATGCGTCTCAGCGGGTTGCTGGATTTTCAG AGGATGCTTCGGCTTTCAGTTATGAGGGCTTAGATCAGTTGTGTGAAGGGTGGCTTGCTGAATATTTCAACGATGCGGAGATGCTTCTTAGCTCTAATGATAT GAACCTTAACACCTCATCTGACATTCAAATCGATATTTCGG AGTATTTCAATGCCCAACCTGAGTCTGGCCCCGATGCTGTTCAAAAACAGGCAACTCAAACCCCTAAAAATGTTGTTTTCAAAG GTAGGAAGTCATTCATATGTCCTCCCACTAAACTGCCATCTTCAATTGCCTACCCATTTGCTTTCATTAAACCCTGCGGTTTCCACGGAGACGTGACCCTCAAGGATATAAACCAGCGAATCCAAACACCCCCACCGTCAAAACCGAAACAAAGCAACGAAGATCTACCGACTTCAGCTTTTTCCGGGAAGCTTGTTGTTGGCAAAACTAAAATACGTACCGAAGGTGGTAAAGGCAGCATCACGATTATGAGAACCAAAGGATAA
- the LOC107962811 gene encoding protein XRI1 isoform X3, whose translation MDYNNDQSPWDWHAENYGVQKNSDSDAFQGVWTPMTLNEEDLSYMFNETTPVKECGDLSYHYTCNDDISKETEDTRETSSGLKRRRVLQFDTFEVDSSLFCDEMPSTFLKSRERDELLAEVLPDASQRVAGFSEDASAFSYEGLDQLCEGWLAEYFNDAEMLLSSNDMNLNTSSDIQIDISEYFNAQPESGPDAVQKQATQTPKNVVFKGRKSFICPPTKLPSSIAYPFAFIKPCGFHGDVTLKDINQRIQTPPPSKPKQSNEDLPTSAFSGKLVVGKTKIRTEGGKGSITIMRTKG comes from the exons ATGGATTACAACAATGATCA AAGTCCTTGGGATTGGCATGCGGAGAATTATGGTGTTCAAAAGAACTCTGATTCTG ATGCATTCCAAGGTGTATGGACTCCGATGACCCTGAATGAGGAAGACCTTTCCTACATGTTCAATGAAACGACCCCTGTTAAGGAATGTGGTGATCTCTCATACCATTATACCTGTAATG ATGATATTAGCAAGGAAACTGAGGATACGAGGGAGACCTCTTCTGGACTTAAAAGACGTAGAGTGCTTCAATTCGACACTTTTGAAGTAGATTCTTCCCTTTTCTGTGATGAAATGCCATCTACGTTTCTAAAATCAAGA GAGAGGGATGAGTTGCTGGCAGAGGTTTTACCTGATGCGTCTCAGCGGGTTGCTGGATTTTCAG AGGATGCTTCGGCTTTCAGTTATGAGGGCTTAGATCAGTTGTGTGAAGGGTGGCTTGCTGAATATTTCAACGATGCGGAGATGCTTCTTAGCTCTAATGATAT GAACCTTAACACCTCATCTGACATTCAAATCGATATTTCGG AGTATTTCAATGCCCAACCTGAGTCTGGCCCCGATGCTGTTCAAAAACAGGCAACTCAAACCCCTAAAAATGTTGTTTTCAAAG GTAGGAAGTCATTCATATGTCCTCCCACTAAACTGCCATCTTCAATTGCCTACCCATTTGCTTTCATTAAACCCTGCGGTTTCCACGGAGACGTGACCCTCAAGGATATAAACCAGCGAATCCAAACACCCCCACCGTCAAAACCGAAACAAAGCAACGAAGATCTACCGACTTCAGCTTTTTCCGGGAAGCTTGTTGTTGGCAAAACTAAAATACGTACCGAAGGTGGTAAAGGCAGCATCACGATTATGAGAACCAAAGGATAA
- the LOC107962811 gene encoding protein XRI1 isoform X1, translating to MDYNNDHNTRSPWDWHAENYGVQKNSDSDAFQGVWTPMTLNEEDLSYMFNETTPVKECGDLSYHYTCNDDISKETEDTRETSSGLKRRRVLQFDTFEVDSSLFCDEMPSTFLKSRERDELLAEVLPDASQRVAGFSEDASAFSYEGLDQLCEGWLAEYFNDAEMLLSSNDMNLNTSSDIQIDISEYFNAQPESGPDAVQKQATQTPKNVVFKGRKSFICPPTKLPSSIAYPFAFIKPCGFHGDVTLKDINQRIQTPPPSKPKQSNEDLPTSAFSGKLVVGKTKIRTEGGKGSITIMRTKG from the exons ATGGATTACAACAATGATCA CAATACCAGAAGTCCTTGGGATTGGCATGCGGAGAATTATGGTGTTCAAAAGAACTCTGATTCTG ATGCATTCCAAGGTGTATGGACTCCGATGACCCTGAATGAGGAAGACCTTTCCTACATGTTCAATGAAACGACCCCTGTTAAGGAATGTGGTGATCTCTCATACCATTATACCTGTAATG ATGATATTAGCAAGGAAACTGAGGATACGAGGGAGACCTCTTCTGGACTTAAAAGACGTAGAGTGCTTCAATTCGACACTTTTGAAGTAGATTCTTCCCTTTTCTGTGATGAAATGCCATCTACGTTTCTAAAATCAAGA GAGAGGGATGAGTTGCTGGCAGAGGTTTTACCTGATGCGTCTCAGCGGGTTGCTGGATTTTCAG AGGATGCTTCGGCTTTCAGTTATGAGGGCTTAGATCAGTTGTGTGAAGGGTGGCTTGCTGAATATTTCAACGATGCGGAGATGCTTCTTAGCTCTAATGATAT GAACCTTAACACCTCATCTGACATTCAAATCGATATTTCGG AGTATTTCAATGCCCAACCTGAGTCTGGCCCCGATGCTGTTCAAAAACAGGCAACTCAAACCCCTAAAAATGTTGTTTTCAAAG GTAGGAAGTCATTCATATGTCCTCCCACTAAACTGCCATCTTCAATTGCCTACCCATTTGCTTTCATTAAACCCTGCGGTTTCCACGGAGACGTGACCCTCAAGGATATAAACCAGCGAATCCAAACACCCCCACCGTCAAAACCGAAACAAAGCAACGAAGATCTACCGACTTCAGCTTTTTCCGGGAAGCTTGTTGTTGGCAAAACTAAAATACGTACCGAAGGTGGTAAAGGCAGCATCACGATTATGAGAACCAAAGGATAA
- the LOC107962811 gene encoding protein XRI1 isoform X6 — MINAFQGVWTPMTLNEEDLSYMFNETTPVKECGDLSYHYTYDISKETEDTRETSSGLKRRRVLQFDTFEVDSSLFCDEMPSTFLKSRERDELLAEVLPDASQRVAGFSEDASAFSYEGLDQLCEGWLAEYFNDAEMLLSSNDMNLNTSSDIQIDISEYFNAQPESGPDAVQKQATQTPKNVVFKGRKSFICPPTKLPSSIAYPFAFIKPCGFHGDVTLKDINQRIQTPPPSKPKQSNEDLPTSAFSGKLVVGKTKIRTEGGKGSITIMRTKG, encoded by the exons ATGATCA ATGCATTCCAAGGTGTATGGACTCCGATGACCCTGAATGAGGAAGACCTTTCCTACATGTTCAATGAAACGACCCCTGTTAAGGAATGTGGTGATCTCTCATACCATTATACCT ATGATATTAGCAAGGAAACTGAGGATACGAGGGAGACCTCTTCTGGACTTAAAAGACGTAGAGTGCTTCAATTCGACACTTTTGAAGTAGATTCTTCCCTTTTCTGTGATGAAATGCCATCTACGTTTCTAAAATCAAGA GAGAGGGATGAGTTGCTGGCAGAGGTTTTACCTGATGCGTCTCAGCGGGTTGCTGGATTTTCAG AGGATGCTTCGGCTTTCAGTTATGAGGGCTTAGATCAGTTGTGTGAAGGGTGGCTTGCTGAATATTTCAACGATGCGGAGATGCTTCTTAGCTCTAATGATAT GAACCTTAACACCTCATCTGACATTCAAATCGATATTTCGG AGTATTTCAATGCCCAACCTGAGTCTGGCCCCGATGCTGTTCAAAAACAGGCAACTCAAACCCCTAAAAATGTTGTTTTCAAAG GTAGGAAGTCATTCATATGTCCTCCCACTAAACTGCCATCTTCAATTGCCTACCCATTTGCTTTCATTAAACCCTGCGGTTTCCACGGAGACGTGACCCTCAAGGATATAAACCAGCGAATCCAAACACCCCCACCGTCAAAACCGAAACAAAGCAACGAAGATCTACCGACTTCAGCTTTTTCCGGGAAGCTTGTTGTTGGCAAAACTAAAATACGTACCGAAGGTGGTAAAGGCAGCATCACGATTATGAGAACCAAAGGATAA
- the LOC107962811 gene encoding protein XRI1 isoform X2: MDYNNDHNTRSPWDWHAENYGVQKNSDSDAFQGVWTPMTLNEEDLSYMFNETTPVKECGDLSYHYTYDISKETEDTRETSSGLKRRRVLQFDTFEVDSSLFCDEMPSTFLKSRERDELLAEVLPDASQRVAGFSEDASAFSYEGLDQLCEGWLAEYFNDAEMLLSSNDMNLNTSSDIQIDISEYFNAQPESGPDAVQKQATQTPKNVVFKGRKSFICPPTKLPSSIAYPFAFIKPCGFHGDVTLKDINQRIQTPPPSKPKQSNEDLPTSAFSGKLVVGKTKIRTEGGKGSITIMRTKG; encoded by the exons ATGGATTACAACAATGATCA CAATACCAGAAGTCCTTGGGATTGGCATGCGGAGAATTATGGTGTTCAAAAGAACTCTGATTCTG ATGCATTCCAAGGTGTATGGACTCCGATGACCCTGAATGAGGAAGACCTTTCCTACATGTTCAATGAAACGACCCCTGTTAAGGAATGTGGTGATCTCTCATACCATTATACCT ATGATATTAGCAAGGAAACTGAGGATACGAGGGAGACCTCTTCTGGACTTAAAAGACGTAGAGTGCTTCAATTCGACACTTTTGAAGTAGATTCTTCCCTTTTCTGTGATGAAATGCCATCTACGTTTCTAAAATCAAGA GAGAGGGATGAGTTGCTGGCAGAGGTTTTACCTGATGCGTCTCAGCGGGTTGCTGGATTTTCAG AGGATGCTTCGGCTTTCAGTTATGAGGGCTTAGATCAGTTGTGTGAAGGGTGGCTTGCTGAATATTTCAACGATGCGGAGATGCTTCTTAGCTCTAATGATAT GAACCTTAACACCTCATCTGACATTCAAATCGATATTTCGG AGTATTTCAATGCCCAACCTGAGTCTGGCCCCGATGCTGTTCAAAAACAGGCAACTCAAACCCCTAAAAATGTTGTTTTCAAAG GTAGGAAGTCATTCATATGTCCTCCCACTAAACTGCCATCTTCAATTGCCTACCCATTTGCTTTCATTAAACCCTGCGGTTTCCACGGAGACGTGACCCTCAAGGATATAAACCAGCGAATCCAAACACCCCCACCGTCAAAACCGAAACAAAGCAACGAAGATCTACCGACTTCAGCTTTTTCCGGGAAGCTTGTTGTTGGCAAAACTAAAATACGTACCGAAGGTGGTAAAGGCAGCATCACGATTATGAGAACCAAAGGATAA